The genomic DNA GGGCGGACACCCGTGGTGAGCCCCATCCCGTGGGCCAGGGCGACCAGCGCCCGGGTGTCGAGGTTGCCGCGAAAATCCTTCGCGAAGGGGCAGCCCCCCAGCCCGCCGATGCTGGCGTCGAGGGTCCTCACCCCTGCGCTGAGTGCGGCGGCAGCGTTGGCGAGGCCCCGACCCCCGGCCTCGTGAAGGTGAACCGCCAGTCGG from Thermodesulfobacteriota bacterium includes the following:
- a CDS encoding hydroxymethylglutaryl-CoA lyase; translation: RLAVHLHEAGGRGLANAAAALSAGVRTLDASIGGLGGCPFAKDFRGNLDTRALVALAHGMGLTTGVRPEALGSIAEQVETLLGRRAGAGSRHPEEAWR